GCCGCCGTGCGTCTAACCCTACTGGGGTGGCCGGTGAGTGGGCTATCCCGCCCTTCGTTACCGGGGACGGGACAGGGGTCGGTGGATACGGACGGGCGTTGTTATTCGTTCCCCGACGGTGGAGTCGGGTGATCTCTTCTGGGTCTCTCATATACCTCGCTGCGGGCACGATCCGCAGTACGCCAGCCACTTGTGAGGAGTGGGGTTCCGAGGCAGTCGCTGGGTGTCCGTGACAGCCGCTGGAGCTACGTTTCGATCAGATGACTGAATTCGTCGACGACGATCTCACCGTCGATGCCGCGTTCTTCGCACCAGTTCAGCGCTGCTTCCTCGTCGAGGGGTTCGATCTCCGCACCGCCAGTCGTGCCGCCCCCAGTACACGGCTTGGCGTATTTGGTTGCCGCACCGCCCTCACCGTGGAGGAAGTATTCCCCGCTTGAGGTCTTGTATAGCGTTTCGATGAGGTAGTAGAAGTCACCTCGATCCGTGTTTGGGGCATGTTGGGCAATTTCTTCGGCTCGGTTCGTGTCGTACAGTTTCTGGTCGATGACGCGCTGCATTGCAAACCGGGACATTACCTGGTCGTATTAAAGGGTTAGCCCTGAGATCCCGCCATTTCTAACGCCACAGGCCGTTAGAAGCCGAAATCCGGACTCACAGCACGACCGTCCGACTGACAGTACGACCATATCGCCGATAGTGACAATATAGATACTACTCCACCCGCGAAAAGACGGTGAATCGCTCAACCCATCGCGCGCACCACCGGGAATCCCTCCCTTCTTCGATGAAACCTTTGTAATGCCACTACATCGCCGAGAATGTGCGGAATCTGGAAGACGACACGAAATCAAAACGACTCAACCAGACATTCTCTATGACCCAGAGACAGGAGCACTCAATCTGGCGTGAGGAGATCGTCGATGTCCGTTACGCTGAACAGGGACCAGGAGTCGTCGAGGTGTTCTTCGAGGCCGTCGACGAACCCGCTTTTCGAGAACAGGGCGAACCGTTCGTCTCGGTCGGACGGCCCCCATCGGACGTGCTCGGCCTTCGCTCGTAGGCTCTCCACGAGGTCTTCCCCAACTGGATCTGTCGTCCACTTACATTCGGCGAGGAGGACTCGGTCGTCGTTCGGTGCCAGCCCGACGATGTCGATCTCTTCTTCCCCGTACCACCAGCGACCGACCTCCGAGTACGGGTCGAACGTGCCGCGTCGAATCCCTTCCCAGACGGCTTCTTGACACACGTCTTCGAACGTGGTTGCGACGTGCGTTGGGAGGTCCGGCTCAATCGTTCCGTCGTACACGATCTCCGGTGCCTCCTCGATACTGGATCGATTCGGCTCGACGTACCGGAACCAGAACCGAAGGAACTCATCGGCCACCCGATACCGCGACCGCTTTGATTTCTTCCCCGAGGCCGTGACTGGAACGTCTCGTTCGATGAGCCTGAGTCGACGAAGTGTCTGGAGGTACTTCGAAAGTGGTCCCGAGTCGATCCCTGTTGCACCGGAGATCTCGTTCGGTGTCGTATGGCCCAGCGCGACCGCTTCGAGGATGCTCATATACCGGGCCGGGTTTCGGAGCTCGGTTCGCAGGAGGAACTCTGGTTCGTTGTATAGCACCGCAGACGGTGACAGCACGTGCGACCGAATATTCGCCGCGAGCGACTGCGTGTAATCGAACAGCGTGAGGTACATCGGGGTGCCACCCGTGACGGCATACGAGCGAATCGCATCTTGGCTGTCGTACGAGATGACCTCTCGGGCCTGTCGAAACGAAAACGGCGTCACGTCGAGTTGCGCCGTTCGTCGCCCATAAAGTGGGCTCTCGTGTCCCAGGATCTCTGACTCCATCGTACTCACGCTCGACCCACAGAGTACGAGCATCGAATCCGCCCCATCGAGTTCTTGGTCGACGAACCCTTGCACGTACGACGGGAGCGAGTCGTTCTCTGCGACGAGATACGGGAACTCGTCGATGACGACGACGAGATCCTCACGCTGGAGTTGTTCCCCGAGGTACTCAAACGCCTCGTCCCACCCGTCGATTCGCGGGACGCGCTCGTCGAAGTGGTCCGCGATCTGGTCGAGGAACTTCTCTCGCTGTCTATGCTCGGCCTCCTGCGCGGCGAGGAAGTAAATGTGGGGACGGTTGGCACAGAATTCTTTGAGGAGCTCTGTCTTCCCGACTCGACGTCGCCCGTAAACAACGATGAAGTCCGAACCAGGGGACTCCACCGCGGCGGTGAGGGTATCGAGTTCCGCCTCTCGGTCGTAGAAGGTCATACTCTTGATAATGATTATTGCGATAATGACTTAAACATTCGGTCAACCAGACCTAACCGGGAGATGCTCAGGCTGCGAGCAGAGTACGAACCAAGCCCAGCGAAAGTTCAGGCGAAACAGGGCTGGAGAGACGGGAATACCGTCCGTCCAATAACGCGGGTTCGACTGGTCACTCCTCAAATCCTGGACCGACGGTGAATGAATCCGGTGCGCAGGTCAGTTGGTTGTGTTGGCACCACTGGCAGTGCTCACCAGCCGTGTACCGGCTAAACGAGAATTCAGTAATGTGGTTCATTGACTCTGTCACGTCATCTCTGACTGCTTCCAGGTCGCCATCGCTGAACGTTCGGGATTCGATCTTCGGCCCTATCTCACCGACATAGGCGTATCCAGCACGTGTAACAGGCTCATCGTACAGGTCACGACACGCTAACAAGTAAATCGGGAGTTGCTTGTCGTCCTCCAAGTCGCGGTGGCGTTCGGTGGCCTTGTAGTCGGTGACGAGGAGCCCATCGTCCGGCGTTCGGTAGACGGCGTCGATGTAGCCGATGAGTTCGTGTCCGTCGATATTGAGTTCGAACTCTCGCTCCGCGTCGATGATCTCGTAGTTGGGAAGGTCTAACTCGAAGTACCGGTCGATACATTGCTTCGCCGCCGGAAGCGCGTCCGCGGCGCGGCGTTGGCTGGCGAGGCGGTCGCAGATCTCGTACCAGCCCTCACGGTCTCTCACGCTCTGATTCGCGGCTTGCTCTGCAGTGTCGTGGAATAATAACCCGATTTCGCGCTGGGACACGCCATCTCCGGATCCGTTCGTGGCTGCTGTCACCTGATAATCGGGAAACGCATTAACCACGTAGTCTAGATAGTGGCTCCGCGGGCATTCCTCGTAGGCCGCCAGTGACGTGTAGCTGTGTGAGAGCGACGGTGCTGGCTTCGACGGGCCGGTCAGCGATGCAACTTGGAGTTTCTTGCGCTCGGTCCTCGGTGAGAGATCCCCGTTGAGGGTGGCTGTTGCGAGGTCTAGCACTCGGTCGCGGGCCGCCTCGACCGTTAGTTCTTTCCCGTCATGATTGACGGTACCGCCGACGTGCCCGACCGTCTCGCTGGCCAGCGAGTCTGTCCAGTCTACCGCGTCATCCGGGAGACACTCCTGCACGTCGGTCCAGAGCGGGAGCTGCCCTCGCTCTGGCTGCCACGGGATCCGTGACGGTAGAATCTCGTCAACCGCCTCTAAAACCGGATGCACGTCCGTAGCATCGTCGGCCTCGCTGCCGCCCTGAAGAACGAGGATGTCTTCGGCGCGCGTGATTCCGACGTGGAACACGCGACGGGTTTCACGTGCGTCACGCTCGACGAAGTCCTCGGCGAACGCCGCCTCCGAGCCGTCCGAGAGGCTGGTTTCGAGCGCGTCGTACGTCCGCGAACTCGGTGCCCACTCGTCGGCCGTGACTTGCGGGATGAGGACGACTGGGAAGTCCAGGCCCTTGCTCTTGTGGATGGTCATCACGTTGACCGCGTCGTCGGCGACGTCCGGCTGACTCGTCGGTGACGAGCCGCTCTCGTCGAACAGGGAGTCGTAGTGTTCGAGCGAGTCGATGAACTCCGGCGTGAGCGGCGGCTGGACGGCGCTGTCGCCGTACTGTTCGATGACGTCCTCTAGCTGGGCGAGGTCTCGGCGCTCCTGCTCACTGAGATACCACTCGATATTCGTGATGTCCGTGAGTTCGCGGTACAGGTGGCTGAGCGACGCCGAGTCCCGAAGGTCGAGAAGTTTCGTGACGTGTTCGCGGGCCTCTGCGACGCGGTCGAGCTCTTCGAACTCTTCCAGCGGCGTTTCGCGGAGCGTGTCCACGAGGCGGTCATCGCCCGCGTTGAGGGTGCGGAGGTCTGCATCGCAGAGCCGATACCGCATCAGGAGGACGCGATTCCAACTCACCTCGTCTTCGGTTCTTGCGAGTGCCTTCAGGTAGGCGGTGACGGTGCCGACGCCGACCGATTCCGTGGCCAAATCACCAGCAACCTGGTACGGGATGCCGGCGTCTTCGAATTCCTCGATGACCGGCGTCGCGTGGTCGTTCTTCCGGACGAGTAACGCGATGTCGCCTGGGTTGTACGTGTCGTCGAGATTCTCCGCGTCACCGCTCAGCAAGTTCTGCACGACCGTGCGAAGTTGGGTCGCACCGTCTGCGTCGTCATCCTCGTCTGGTAGTTCGACGGTAGCGACAGTGTCCCCGTCGTACGCAGGTTCGTCGACGCGTTTCAGTGTCTTGTGTCGTTCGCGGTGATCGAGCTTCTGTATCGCCTCGTTCGCCAGATCGAGGATTGGCTGTCGGGAGCGGAAGTTCTCCTCTAAGGGTTCGTCAGTGAGTGCCGTGAACGCGCGGTCGAGTTCGTCGGTGATGTTGGCGACGTGTGCGCCGCGCCACTCGTAGATCGCTTGGTCGTCGTCACCGACGACGAACAGGTTCTCGTCGGTGACGAGTGATGTGACGAGGTCGAACTGGAGGCGATCCGTGTCTTGGAACTCGTCACAGAACACGTAGTCCCACCGGTCGGCGATTTCCTCACCGACCGGCGAATCCATCAGTGCAGCCGTCTCAACGACGAGACCGTCGAAGTCGATGAGATTCCGCTCGTCGAGTTCACGCTCGTACGCCGCATACCCCGCCGTCAGATCACGGGCCGTGAGACAGTCCGAAACGAACGAGTCGAGATGGTCTGTGAGTTCGAGATCGAGATTGTCTGGAATCCCTTTCGGCGCCCCGCTCGCGTATCCACCGAGCAGGTATTTCGGGAGCTTGTACGCGTTGTCCGGTAGTTCCCGCTCACCCGCCTCATGGGCTTCGAACGCTGCTTCCAGCGCGTCGCAAAGATCCACGAGGCGGTCGAGGAAGTCGCGTGCGCTGGCTTCGATACCGTCCGTCCCGAGCGCGTCGCGTTTAGCGACGAGGTCGGCACGCGCGTCCGGGAGCGAGTCCAGCACGCTCGACACGGACCGGCCGCCCAGATGGTCGCTGGCAATTGCCTCGACGCGCTCCGAGAGGTCAGCGAGTTCGTAGACGCGGTCAGCAGGGCCGAGGAACGCGTCGATGTCGTCGGGCGTGATGCCGCTACGTTTCATCGATCCGATGAAGTTGAGCAGCTTCGACGCGGCCCCTGACGCATACCCGTCGCTCCCGTACACGTTGGGTTTCACAAACCGATACTTGATGTCGTCCAGGACGTCCAGCACGATGGCGTACTTCTCGGCGTCTGTGGCGACTTCGAAGTCTGGATCGATTCCCGCCTCGTACGCGTAGTCGGTGAGGATCTCGTTGCAGATCGAGTGGTACGTGTACGCGTCGATGTCGTACCCCGCTGTCCCGAGTTTCGCGTTGAGTTTCTCACGCATCGAGTCCGCAGCGTTGTTCGTGAACGTCAACGCGAGAATTCGGTCCGGGGATACATCCTCCTCGTCGATGAGGTGCTCGATCTTCCGCACCATCGTGAACGTCTTCCCCGTCCCGGCCCCGGCGAGCACACGCATCGGGTACGCGTCGGAGTCGATGATCGTCTGCTGTTGGGGCTCCGGCGATACGTCCTCTTCCGGGACCGGGAACCACGACGGATAGTCGTCACTGTCGCCGCTCATCGCTGCACCTCCGTCGACAGGCGATCCGCACACATCTCTCGATAGTCACAGTCCGGGCACGCCTCCTCGTTGAGGAGATTGAACGGTTCTGGCTCATGGTTTCCGTTCGTGATGCCGTCGTGTGCGGCGCGAATGAGCGCCCAGATCGTGTCATAGTGGTCGTCGTAGATCTCCGTGGTTTCCCGTGGCCACCCTCGTGCAGACACGTCGTAGCCGTCGGGCGTGCTCTCGAACGACGTTTTGTTGAGGAGGCCGTAGAAACTGAACCGGACCTCCATTCCATCCTCGTAGAACGGTTCGTTCTTCACGCCCTCGATGTATGTCGCCGTCTGGAACGCGTTCCGCACACGTTTCGGCTCGTGGGCCTCCCCGCCGAGGTGGTCGCCAAGGTACTCGGCTGTCCCGTCGGAGAGCATCCCGTGTGTTTTCCGCTTGTAGTCGAAGATGTGGAGGCCGTCGTCCGTCCGGATGACGTTGTCTGCTTTCCCGTGGAGGCCGCGCCCATCTATTTCACATTCTACCCAGCATTCGGTTGTGATTGAGCGGCGTGCGTGTTCGATGCCGGTCCCGCCGTCGGGATCGAAGAACGACTCGATGGCAGCCCGGTTCTCAGCGCGCTGGTACGCCTGATGCGCAGCCGATTCGTAATCATCCGGCGTGCTGTGTTCGTCCCACTTCGCATCGAAGATCCGAATCGCCCGGTCGTGAATCACCTCTGATGGATCGTCCCGGTCGGTCGCCTCGCACACGTCCTCGATAGTCTCGTGGTATATCGTCCCCTGATTGAGGTAGAGTTGGGTGCGGTCTGGCGCGTTCACGTCCTGCACGTACCGATAATCGTACAGCCGCGGGCACGTCGCGTAGTTCGCCAGCCGCGACGGTGAGAGCGACTCTTGGCTCATCGTCGCACCTCTCCGTTAGCGAATTCGACACGTGCACGCAATGCCTTCCGGAGCTTCTCGCCACGCGCCCCACTCTTATCGAGCAGGTCCTGAATCTCACCGAGTTCAGCTTCCACCTCGTCGAGCGACACCGACACGTCCTGACTGTTCGCGCGCCGAACCTCCGCGAGCGCGTCATCAACCCGCGACAACAGGAAATCCTCTGCCGCTTGCTCGCTCGTGATGTGTGGATCGTCGGCTTCGGTCAGCCAGGACAGATTCTCGTAGGCGGTGGTAAGGAATCGTGACGCCTGCGCACGCTCTTCGAGCGCGGTGTCCTCGTACTCGTAGAGACAACAGTACAGGTGCTCGTCCGCAGCACCAGCCCCAATCGCCAGACGTCGCCGTGCGTGTTCCGTGTGGTACCGCGCGAACGGGCGACTTGACGCCGTTGACGTCGTCGGGAACGTCGCATCCACGTCTGGTTCGTCGAGGTCCGTGACACCTGGGTAGTCCGGCATCGAAGCGACCCGCTCGGTTGGGAACAACCGTGTCAGGAACGGGTCACCCGGGTACTCGGCGTCGACGAGGTTGACGAGAAAGACGGCGCGGAACGATTCGTTCTTGATCGCCTGCAAGTGGTCCACGCGGACGCCGCCGTCGAGATCCGTCGCGCTCGTCTGGTTTTGTTGCGGTGCGTAATCATGGGCGCGTTCGAGCATTTCCTCGAAGGACGCCCACGTCGCATCCACGAATTCGGTGTCTTCGAGGAACTCCGCCATCCGGAACGCTCGCTTGACGTTCCCGAACTGTGCCCTTGCGTCCAACGGCGTTGCGCGCTCCGCGATTCGCTCTTTCAACCCCGAGTCTGTCGCCCACCAGCGGACCCCGTCTTCGAGGCTGTCCATCTCGCGGATGCGATCCAAGCGCTCCGTATCGAGGTCTGGGCCGTGATCGGGTCTCTCCTCCCCATCTGTGGCGAGATGTCGGACGGCAGCGAGGAGCTCCCGAATCGCAGGGTCGTCTCCGAACCCGGTGACTGTCGTCGATTCCGTTGGAATCCCGGTGCCTTCGAACGCTTCGATAATGTCCGTAACCGTACTCCCACTTTGTTTCGTGGCGACAGCCACGTCGTCGTAGCTCCAGTCCGGCTGCGCGACGACTTCCTCAATCTTGTTTGCAACCTCGGCGAGTTGTTCGTCACTGGAGTCCGTAGCGAGAACTGATACCGATCCCGTTTCCGGGTCTTCCGGGACCGTCTGGTCAGCGAAATACGCTGCAGTGGCAGCCGGTCGCGTCGACGGTGCTCCCGCTGTTCCGCGGCGAGTCTCGCTGAACGAGACGTAATCCGTAATCGGTCCCGTCTCGACCCACGTGCGGCGCACGCTCGCGTTCTCTTCGGCGATACAGACGAGTTCACAGTCCCCTGCGAGCACGTCGAGATACGCACGGTCGAGCGGGAAGAACTCCTCAAACTCGACTGCGAGCACCGCCTCGAAATCGACGACATCGTCGCGCGCATCCCCAGAGAGGACATCGAGTGCCTCAGAAATGAGTTGCCCGCGCTCCATATGGCCGTGCTCAGCCAGCCACTCGTGAAACGCGTCGAGCGCAGCCGTTATATCACGGAGTTCCGGGGTTTCCTCGGGCGTGACAGTCTGCCAAGAGATCGTGCCCATCACGGCGTCCACGTCCTCGATGAACGACGGCTGCTCAGATGCCCGTCGAAGGTACTCCGTGTCCCACTCGTAATCTGCGAGGAACCGATAGAGGAGTTCCCGCCGTAGCGCGTCGGAGAGAATGATGCGGTCATCGGTCTGATTGAGAACATCGGTCGCGTGCACCACGAGCGACGTCACGTACGGCGTCGCCGCACCCGGCAGTTCCGCACCTAACGTTTCCCGGAACGTGTCCGTACTCGTCGGCGCACCCGTAATGACGAGCACATCCTCAGAATCGTGCTCGTCAAGGAGTGTTCGGTATTCCTCTCGCGCTGTCCGTTCGACGTTCGCGCCCCCGAACGGTGCCGTGACTAGCGTCCCGTCGAACCGTCGGTGAGATGAGTGGTCAGACATGGTGGTTACCCTCGGACGAGCCGTGTGACCCGAGACAGAACACCGGTGTTGTCACCGGCTGTTTCGGTGTCGCGTCGTGCATCTTCGATAACACTGGGTTCATCTATCCAATTCTTGAACCTGTTTGCGCTTTCAAACTGGACTGCCGGCCCGTAAATACTCGCCCGGATGTGGGCCGGCGTAGCCTTCTGGAACTGCCAACACTGCTGCTGATCCAGATTCGCTGAGAAATCTGCGATAACACGCCCGTCGTCCTTGAAATCGAGTTCACATAGCCCGTCGGACAGCGCGCTGATCCACTTCCGTCGTCCCGGGTCGTGTTCCTGTTCGGCGGGTTTCTCTAGTGGCACGTATTCCGGTGGTTCCTTCTCGGCATACGCGTACAGCTCCGCGAACACGTCCCGAGCATCCGCCAGCCGGTCGGACTGGTCTGGCAGCGAGATATCCCGCTGCAAGAACAGGTGGGCGAACCACGGGAACAGATTACAGCTGTCCGCCTGGCCCGCGATCTGCGCGGCGGCTTCCCGCTCGTCTTTCTCCAGTTCGGAGAAATTGACGTTGAAATCCAGCGTCTTCATCCGGGTCCGAAGTTCGGATTTCGGTTTCGTCGAGTCGTTCGAGGAGAAGATGAACGTGGGCATCTGGATGGAGCCGTCCCACTTCCCCTCCCAGTACGATTTGATGATGTCTCGGTCGATCTTTGACTTCGCCACGTCGTCAACGATGTACGGGAAAACAGTGTCCGACGCACGAGCACGCTCGATATTGTTTTTGATGAAGTCGTCGCCGGTGGTGACCTCCTGTACGTACCCGTTCGAGATGAGCCGCGCCCCGAACCGCAGGAACATGCCCTTCCCGCTGTCGTTGTCGCCGTGAAGAAACAGGAACGGTAGGTCCTTGTCCAGTTCCGCAGATTCGTATTCGGCGTAGTGATGGGCGCAGTAGTTGGCGAATGGGGCCCAGCAGAAGTAGATAACTCCCTCGTAGAAGTGTGCCCGCGTTTCTTTCGTCGTTCGCGTTTCACCGAACTCGCCCACCGTTTCGACGTACTGCTCGATCAAGTCGAGCGCGTCAGCGACTTCCTGCGGATCGTCCGGGAGGGGAGCCGTTAATTCGAGGACGGAGTCGTCAACTCGCAGCCCGACTGTGTTCTCGTCCTTGTCGACGTTGAGGTCGGGGTATCCGGTGAAGGTCTCTTTGTACCGTGCAATGCCGGCGGGTGTCGCTACGATTTCACCGTCGTTGATACGGATGTTATTGGCGGATAGCGTGTCGTCCAGATTCGAGATGGCGTCTTCGAGACCCTGCGGGGAGAGGCGTACACGTTTGTCCGGACTGATCTCTGTTGGGTCGGTGTCCGTATCTTCGGCGGCGAACACCGCTTTCTCTGCTTCTTCGGCATCGGTGACGACGTTGTACGTGTTGACTTGGTCGTCGTCAACCGCTTCGTCGAGTCGGGCGTTCAGCTCGGCGACCGGGTCGTCACTGAACTCGTCCCCGCCCAGCCAGATGTCGTAGATCTTCGCCTCTTCTTCTGCCGTTTCGGCGTCTTCGATCTCCTCCGTGAGGTCCTCCATGAACGGCGTCGCGTAGTCCCTGTGGAACGCGTAGAGCCGTTCGAACCACTCGTCGACGGGCGTGTCCCCGTCGGTACGCCAGGCCATGTTGACGTTGGTTTGTTTGCTCCCCTGCCATGCCTGCTTGGAGAGGTTCGCCGACCCACAAATGAGTGTGCGAGACCCGTCCTGATTCTCGACGATGTAGAGCTTCGTGTGGAGGAGGACGCGCGCGGAATCGACAGTATGGATGCGGAGATCACCGTCTCGTCGCAGCGATTCCAGTTGCGCGGCGATTTTCTTCGCGTTGTTCGTGTTCTTCAGCGACCGCCGGTAGTCGTCGTGTTGGTTGTCTCCGACGATGACTTCCAGTGAGTCCACTGCGAGGTCCCGGTTCTGAAACATCTTGTAGATGAACGCCGGGGACTGACTGTACGTGACGCAGTAGACGTGCTGGGCGTCACCGAAGTAGTTCAGAAAACTGTCCCATGATTTGTCGGCAGCCATCTCCAGGTCAGCGGTGCTGCCGTCATCGAACTCGACTGTTGCTTCGAATTCTGTCTTGGTCATGCGAGGGTTACCGGTGTGGTGATGAGTGCGTGCGTGGTTGCGTGAGGCTGTACTGGCGCATGGTCAGATGTATGGGACACCGCGGATGACGCTGCCCTTGGTGAGGTAGCCCTTCATGGCGAAGTCGGCGCACTTGTCGGCGTAGTACGTGGT
This Salinigranum marinum DNA region includes the following protein-coding sequences:
- a CDS encoding DNA helicase UvrD, translated to MSDHSSHRRFDGTLVTAPFGGANVERTAREEYRTLLDEHDSEDVLVITGAPTSTDTFRETLGAELPGAATPYVTSLVVHATDVLNQTDDRIILSDALRRELLYRFLADYEWDTEYLRRASEQPSFIEDVDAVMGTISWQTVTPEETPELRDITAALDAFHEWLAEHGHMERGQLISEALDVLSGDARDDVVDFEAVLAVEFEEFFPLDRAYLDVLAGDCELVCIAEENASVRRTWVETGPITDYVSFSETRRGTAGAPSTRPAATAAYFADQTVPEDPETGSVSVLATDSSDEQLAEVANKIEEVVAQPDWSYDDVAVATKQSGSTVTDIIEAFEGTGIPTESTTVTGFGDDPAIRELLAAVRHLATDGEERPDHGPDLDTERLDRIREMDSLEDGVRWWATDSGLKERIAERATPLDARAQFGNVKRAFRMAEFLEDTEFVDATWASFEEMLERAHDYAPQQNQTSATDLDGGVRVDHLQAIKNESFRAVFLVNLVDAEYPGDPFLTRLFPTERVASMPDYPGVTDLDEPDVDATFPTTSTASSRPFARYHTEHARRRLAIGAGAADEHLYCCLYEYEDTALEERAQASRFLTTAYENLSWLTEADDPHITSEQAAEDFLLSRVDDALAEVRRANSQDVSVSLDEVEAELGEIQDLLDKSGARGEKLRKALRARVEFANGEVRR
- a CDS encoding ATP-binding protein — protein: MTFYDREAELDTLTAAVESPGSDFIVVYGRRRVGKTELLKEFCANRPHIYFLAAQEAEHRQREKFLDQIADHFDERVPRIDGWDEAFEYLGEQLQREDLVVVIDEFPYLVAENDSLPSYVQGFVDQELDGADSMLVLCGSSVSTMESEILGHESPLYGRRTAQLDVTPFSFRQAREVISYDSQDAIRSYAVTGGTPMYLTLFDYTQSLAANIRSHVLSPSAVLYNEPEFLLRTELRNPARYMSILEAVALGHTTPNEISGATGIDSGPLSKYLQTLRRLRLIERDVPVTASGKKSKRSRYRVADEFLRFWFRYVEPNRSSIEEAPEIVYDGTIEPDLPTHVATTFEDVCQEAVWEGIRRGTFDPYSEVGRWWYGEEEIDIVGLAPNDDRVLLAECKWTTDPVGEDLVESLRAKAEHVRWGPSDRDERFALFSKSGFVDGLEEHLDDSWSLFSVTDIDDLLTPD
- a CDS encoding RecB family exonuclease, coding for MSQESLSPSRLANYATCPRLYDYRYVQDVNAPDRTQLYLNQGTIYHETIEDVCEATDRDDPSEVIHDRAIRIFDAKWDEHSTPDDYESAAHQAYQRAENRAAIESFFDPDGGTGIEHARRSITTECWVECEIDGRGLHGKADNVIRTDDGLHIFDYKRKTHGMLSDGTAEYLGDHLGGEAHEPKRVRNAFQTATYIEGVKNEPFYEDGMEVRFSFYGLLNKTSFESTPDGYDVSARGWPRETTEIYDDHYDTIWALIRAAHDGITNGNHEPEPFNLLNEEACPDCDYREMCADRLSTEVQR
- a CDS encoding phospholipase D family protein: MTKTEFEATVEFDDGSTADLEMAADKSWDSFLNYFGDAQHVYCVTYSQSPAFIYKMFQNRDLAVDSLEVIVGDNQHDDYRRSLKNTNNAKKIAAQLESLRRDGDLRIHTVDSARVLLHTKLYIVENQDGSRTLICGSANLSKQAWQGSKQTNVNMAWRTDGDTPVDEWFERLYAFHRDYATPFMEDLTEEIEDAETAEEEAKIYDIWLGGDEFSDDPVAELNARLDEAVDDDQVNTYNVVTDAEEAEKAVFAAEDTDTDPTEISPDKRVRLSPQGLEDAISNLDDTLSANNIRINDGEIVATPAGIARYKETFTGYPDLNVDKDENTVGLRVDDSVLELTAPLPDDPQEVADALDLIEQYVETVGEFGETRTTKETRAHFYEGVIYFCWAPFANYCAHHYAEYESAELDKDLPFLFLHGDNDSGKGMFLRFGARLISNGYVQEVTTGDDFIKNNIERARASDTVFPYIVDDVAKSKIDRDIIKSYWEGKWDGSIQMPTFIFSSNDSTKPKSELRTRMKTLDFNVNFSELEKDEREAAAQIAGQADSCNLFPWFAHLFLQRDISLPDQSDRLADARDVFAELYAYAEKEPPEYVPLEKPAEQEHDPGRRKWISALSDGLCELDFKDDGRVIADFSANLDQQQCWQFQKATPAHIRASIYGPAVQFESANRFKNWIDEPSVIEDARRDTETAGDNTGVLSRVTRLVRG
- a CDS encoding ATP-dependent DNA helicase; translated protein: MSGDSDDYPSWFPVPEEDVSPEPQQQTIIDSDAYPMRVLAGAGTGKTFTMVRKIEHLIDEEDVSPDRILALTFTNNAADSMREKLNAKLGTAGYDIDAYTYHSICNEILTDYAYEAGIDPDFEVATDAEKYAIVLDVLDDIKYRFVKPNVYGSDGYASGAASKLLNFIGSMKRSGITPDDIDAFLGPADRVYELADLSERVEAIASDHLGGRSVSSVLDSLPDARADLVAKRDALGTDGIEASARDFLDRLVDLCDALEAAFEAHEAGERELPDNAYKLPKYLLGGYASGAPKGIPDNLDLELTDHLDSFVSDCLTARDLTAGYAAYERELDERNLIDFDGLVVETAALMDSPVGEEIADRWDYVFCDEFQDTDRLQFDLVTSLVTDENLFVVGDDDQAIYEWRGAHVANITDELDRAFTALTDEPLEENFRSRQPILDLANEAIQKLDHRERHKTLKRVDEPAYDGDTVATVELPDEDDDADGATQLRTVVQNLLSGDAENLDDTYNPGDIALLVRKNDHATPVIEEFEDAGIPYQVAGDLATESVGVGTVTAYLKALARTEDEVSWNRVLLMRYRLCDADLRTLNAGDDRLVDTLRETPLEEFEELDRVAEAREHVTKLLDLRDSASLSHLYRELTDITNIEWYLSEQERRDLAQLEDVIEQYGDSAVQPPLTPEFIDSLEHYDSLFDESGSSPTSQPDVADDAVNVMTIHKSKGLDFPVVLIPQVTADEWAPSSRTYDALETSLSDGSEAAFAEDFVERDARETRRVFHVGITRAEDILVLQGGSEADDATDVHPVLEAVDEILPSRIPWQPERGQLPLWTDVQECLPDDAVDWTDSLASETVGHVGGTVNHDGKELTVEAARDRVLDLATATLNGDLSPRTERKKLQVASLTGPSKPAPSLSHSYTSLAAYEECPRSHYLDYVVNAFPDYQVTAATNGSGDGVSQREIGLLFHDTAEQAANQSVRDREGWYEICDRLASQRRAADALPAAKQCIDRYFELDLPNYEIIDAEREFELNIDGHELIGYIDAVYRTPDDGLLVTDYKATERHRDLEDDKQLPIYLLACRDLYDEPVTRAGYAYVGEIGPKIESRTFSDGDLEAVRDDVTESMNHITEFSFSRYTAGEHCQWCQHNQLTCAPDSFTVGPGFEE